A genomic region of Capra hircus breed San Clemente chromosome 19, ASM170441v1, whole genome shotgun sequence contains the following coding sequences:
- the LOC108638288 gene encoding keratin-associated protein 4-9-like isoform X2, producing MVSSCCGSVCSDQSCGRSLCQETCCRPSCCQTTCCRTTCYRPSCGVSSCCRPICCQPTCPRPTCCISSCSRPSCCVSSCGSSCNRPTGCISSCCRPQCCQPVCCQPTCPRPTCCISSCYHPSSCGSSCGSSCCRPTCCISSCRPRCCQSVCCQPSCPRISSCCRPSCCGSSCCRPSCCLRPVCGRVSCHTTCYRPTCVISTCPRPMCCPSSCC from the coding sequence GTCAGCTCCTGTTGTGGCTCCGTCTGCTCTGACCAGAGCTGTGGCCGAAGTCTCTGCCAAGAGACCTGCTGCCGCCCCAGCTGCTGCCAGACCACCTGCTGCAGGACCACCTGCTACCGCCCCAGCTGTGGTGTGTCCAGCTGCTGCCGCCCCATCTgctgccagcccacctgccctCGCCCCACCTGCTGCATCTCTAGCTGCTCCCGCCCCTCCTGCTGTGTTTCCAGCTGTGGTTCCAGCTGCAACAGGCCTACCGGCTGCATCTCCAGCTGCTGCAGGCCCCAGTGCTGCCAGCCTGTGTgctgccagcccacctgccctCGCCCCACCTGCTGCATCTCCAGCTGCTACCACCCCTCCAGCTGTGGGTCCAGCTGTGGCTCCAGCTGCTGCAGGCCTACCTGCTGCATCTCCAGCTGCAGGCCCCGGTGTTGCCAGTCTGTGTGCTGCCAGCCCAGCTGCCCCCGCATCTCCAGCTGCTGCCGCCCCTCTTGCTGTGGCTCCAGCTGCTGCCGCCCGAGCTGCTGCCTGCGCCCAGTGTGTGGCCGGGTCTCCTGCCACACCACTTGCTATCGCCCCACCTGTgtcatctccacctgcccccgCCCCATGTGCTGTCCCTCCTCTTGCTGCTGA
- the LOC108638295 gene encoding keratin-associated protein 4-9-like — protein MVSSCCGSICSDQSCGRSPCQETCCRPRCCQTTCCISSCSRPSCCVSSCGSSCCRPTGCISSCCRPQCCQPVCGQPTCPRPTCCISSCYRPSCCVSSCGSSCCRPTCCISSCRPRCCQSVCCQPSCPRISSCCRPSCCGSSCCRPSCCLRPVCGRVSCRTACYRPTCVISTCPRPVCCPSSCC, from the coding sequence ATGGTCAGCTCCTGTTGTGGCTCCATCTGCTCCGACCAGAGCTGTGGCCGAAGTCCCTGCCAGGAGACCTGCTGCCGCCCCAGATGCTGCCAGACCACCTGCTGCATCTCTAGCTGCTCCCGCCCCTCCTGCTGTGTTTCCAGCTGTGGTTCCAGCTGCTGCAGGCCTACCGGCTGCATCTCCAGCTGCTGCAGGCCCCAGTGCTGCCAGCCTGTGTgcggccagcccacctgccctcGCCCCACCTGCTGCATCTCTAGCTGCTACCGCCCCTCCTGCTGTGTTTCCAGCTGTGGTTCCAGCTGCTGCAGGCCTACCTGCTGCATCTCCAGCTGCAGGCCCCGGTGTTGCCAGTCTGTGTGCTGCCAGCCCAGCTGCCCCCGCATCTCCAGCTGCTGCCGCCCCTCTTGCTGTGGCTCCAGCTGCTGCCGCCCGAGCTGCTGCCTGCGCCCAGTGTGTGGCCGGGTCTCCTGCCGCACTGCTTGCTATCGCCCCACCTGTgtcatctccacctgcccccgCCCCGTGTGCTGTCCCTCCTCTTGCTGCTGA
- the LOC108638288 gene encoding keratin-associated protein 4-9-like isoform X1, with protein MVSSCCGSVCSDQSCGRSLCQETCCRPSCCQTTCCRTTCYRPSCGVSSCCRPICCQPTCPRPTCCISSCSRPSCCVSSCGSSCNRPTGCISSCCRPQCCQPVCCQPTCPRPTCCISSCYHPSSCGSSCGSSCCRPTCCISSCRPRCCQSVCCQPSCPRISSCCRPSCCGSSCCRPSCCLRPVCGRVSCHTTCYRPTCVISTCPRPMCCPSSCC; from the coding sequence ATGGTCAGCTCCTGTTGTGGCTCCGTCTGCTCTGACCAGAGCTGTGGCCGAAGTCTCTGCCAAGAGACCTGCTGCCGCCCCAGCTGCTGCCAGACCACCTGCTGCAGGACCACCTGCTACCGCCCCAGCTGTGGTGTGTCCAGCTGCTGCCGCCCCATCTgctgccagcccacctgccctCGCCCCACCTGCTGCATCTCTAGCTGCTCCCGCCCCTCCTGCTGTGTTTCCAGCTGTGGTTCCAGCTGCAACAGGCCTACCGGCTGCATCTCCAGCTGCTGCAGGCCCCAGTGCTGCCAGCCTGTGTgctgccagcccacctgccctCGCCCCACCTGCTGCATCTCCAGCTGCTACCACCCCTCCAGCTGTGGGTCCAGCTGTGGCTCCAGCTGCTGCAGGCCTACCTGCTGCATCTCCAGCTGCAGGCCCCGGTGTTGCCAGTCTGTGTGCTGCCAGCCCAGCTGCCCCCGCATCTCCAGCTGCTGCCGCCCCTCTTGCTGTGGCTCCAGCTGCTGCCGCCCGAGCTGCTGCCTGCGCCCAGTGTGTGGCCGGGTCTCCTGCCACACCACTTGCTATCGCCCCACCTGTgtcatctccacctgcccccgCCCCATGTGCTGTCCCTCCTCTTGCTGCTGA
- the LOC108638287 gene encoding keratin-associated protein 4-11-like produces MVSSCCGSVCSDQSCGRSLCQETCCRPSCCQTTCCRTTCYRPSCGVSSCCRPVCCQPTCPRPTCCISSCSRPSCCVSSCGSSCYRPTSCISSCCRPQCCQPVCCQPTCPRPTCCISSCYRPSSCGSSCGSSCCRPTCCISSCRPRCCQTVCCQPVCCQPSCPRISSCCRPSCCGSSCCRPSCCLRPVCGRVSCHTTCYRPTCVISTCPRPVSCPSSCC; encoded by the coding sequence ATGGTCAGCTCCTGTTGTGGCTCTGTCTGCTCTGACCAGAGCTGTGGCCGAAGTCTCTGCCAGGAGACCTGCTGCCGCCCCAGCTGCTGCCAGACCACCTGCTGCCGGACCACCTGCTACCGCCCCAGCTGTGGTGTGTCCAGCTGCTGCCGCCCCGTCTgctgccagcccacctgccctCGCCCCACCTGCTGCATCTCTAGCTGCTCCCGCCCCTCCTGCTGTGTTTCCAGCTGTGGTTCCAGCTGCTACAGGCCGACCAGCTGCATCTCCAGCTGCTGCAGGCCCCAGTGCTGCCAGCCTGTGTgctgccagcccacctgccctCGCCCCACCTGCTGCATCTCTAGCTGCTACCGCCCCTCCAGCTGTGGGTCCAGCTGTGGCTCCAGCTGCTGCAGGCCTACCTGCTGCATCTCCAGCTGCAGGCCCCGGTGTTGCCAGACTGTGTGCTGCCAGCCCGTGTGCTGCCAGCCCAGCTGCCCCCGCATCTCCAGCTGCTGCCGCCCCTCTTGCTGTGGCTCTAGCTGCTGCCGCCCGAGCTGCTGCCTGCGCCCAGTGTGCGGCCGGGTCTCCTGCCACACCACTTGCTATCGCCCCACCTGTGTCATCTCCACCTGCCCGCGCCCCGTGAGCTGTCCCTCCTCTTGCTGCTGA